CATCCTAAGCCACGCGAAGGACCTTACCGCGCCAGAACGAGTCGTTCAACAGTGTAAGGTCCTTCGCAAGCTCAGGATGACAGACGGTTTTCTTATAGCATACTCCTTATGCAAGAAACTGTAATACCCGCAGCCGGCGCCCCCTTTTCCACGCTGCTGTACGTGCTGATTCCACTGCTGCCGTTTTTGGGTTTTCTCATCAATGGCCTGCTCAATAAAAAACTCTCGGGCACGGTGGCCGGGGCCATCAGCAGCCTGATGGTGCTGGGCTCCTTCCTGATTGCGGTAACGCTGTTCTGGGAATTTCTGCACCCCACGGCCCAGTGGGTGGCCCCCGGCGCTACGGCCCACCAGGCTTACACGGTGAAACTCTTCGACTGGATTTCGGTCGGCACGATGCAGATTCCCTTCACCTACCAGATTGACCAGCTCAGCCTAGTGATGCTGCTGCTGGTGACGGGCGTGGGCTTCCTGATTCACGTCTACAGCATCGGCTACATGCACCACGACGAGAACGTGGGCAAGTTTTTCGCCTTTCTGAACCTGTTCGTATTCAGCATGCTGGTGCTGGTAATGGGCGCCAACTTCGTGATTCTGTTCATTGGCTGGGAAGGCGTGGGGCTCTGCTCCTACCTGCTCATCGGCTTCTGGAACAAGGAAACGGCCAACAACAACGCCGCCAAGAAGGCCTTTATCATCAACCGCGTCGGGGACCTGGGCTTTTTGCTGGGTATCTTCCTGATCTACCTCACCTTCGACTCGGTGCAGTACGGGGAGGTTTTCCACAAGGCCTCGACCCTGCAAATCGGCACGGGCGTCGTCACGGCCATTACCCTGCTGCTCTTCGTGGGCGCCATGGGTAAGTCGGCCCAGCTGCCGCTCTACACCTGGCTGCCCGACGCCATGGCCGGCCCCACCCCGGTTTCGGCCCTGATTCACGCCGCTACCATGGTAACGGCCGGTATCTACATGGTGCTGCGCGCCAACGTACTCTTCACCCTGGCCCCCGACACGCTCCACGTTGTGGCCTGGATTGGCGGCATCACCGCTTTGTTTGCCGCTACCATCGGCCTGGCCCAGAACGACATTAAGAAAGTGCTGGCCTACTCCACGGTTTCCCAGCTCGGCTACATGTTCCTGGCCCTGGGCGTCATGGGTTACAGCACCTCGCTGTTTCACGTGTTGACCCACGCCTTCTTCAAAGCTCTGATGTTCCTGGGTGCCGGCTCCGTGATTCACGCCATGAGCAACGAGCAGGACATTCGCCGCATGGGCGGCCTGCGCAAAGCGCTGCCGGTTACCTTCCTCACGTTCTTTATTGGCTGCCTGGCTATTTCGGGCATTCCACCTTTCTCGGGCTTCTTTTCCAAAGACGAAATCCTGGAGCACGCCTTCCAGCACAACAAGATTCTGTGGGGCATGGGCTTGCTGACGGCCTTCCTGACGGCTTTTTACATGTTCCGCCTGCTGTTCCTGACCTTCTTCGGCGAGTTCCGGGGCACCGAGGAGCAGAAGCACCACCTGCACGAGTCGCCGGCTAGCATGACCCTGCCGCTGGTTGTGCTGGCAATTCTGGCTGCCGTGGGAGGCTTCATGGGCGCCCCGATGTTCCTGGGCAAGCACTACCTGGCCGATTATCTGGCTCCGCTCTTTACCTACTCGAAAGCTCTCAACCCGGAAGCTTTTGCCTCGGAGCTGGACCACGGCACTGAGCTGATGCTCATTGGTTTGTCGGTAGCGGCCGGCGTGCTGGGCATCCTCTTCGCCTACGTGCAGTACGTGAGCCGCCGGGTGCGCCCCGCTGAGGACGACGCCCAACGCTCGGCTCCCGAAAGCCTGGTGTACCACAAATACTACATCGACGAGCTCTACAACGGCATCTTCGTGCGGCCCATCATGGGCCTGTCGAAAGGCTTGTACCGCTACGTGGAGCAGGGCGTTATTGACCCCATCGTGAATGGCTTCGGCCGCGTGACGCTGGGTGGCGGGCAGCTCTTGCGCTACGTGCAAACCGGTTACGTGGGCCTCTACCTGATTCTGATGGTTGTCGGCATCGTGCTGATTCTAGCCCTGAACCTGGTGCGGCTGTAGCCACTCGAAGTAGTGATGAAGATGCTCCTACTAGCCGATGTTGCTCCTGAGTTTTCCCCGTTTGGGCTACTCGTTCTTTTAGGCTGCTACTTTCTACCCGCTTTTTACGGTCGTAAGCAACCGAATTATTGGACTGTCCTCTTAGTCAATACAATGTTGGGCTGGACATTTATTGGCTGGTTATACGCTCTTAACCTAGCGCTGGAACCAACTCCTGCCGACAGAGAAGCCGTTGTTGCTTTTCGTTCTAAACGTAGCCCGAACAACCTACTTAGCTAATGCTGACTGCCTTTTTACTCTTCTTTCCCGTCGCGGCGGCGCTGCTGCTGCACTTTGCCAAGGGCAATGCGGCGCGGGTAATGGCCCTGGGGGCAGCCCTGGTGGAATTTGCCGTGGCCGTGTTTGCCGCCGTTACGGCCGCTTCGAATATGACGCCCGGCAACAGCGAGGCCGCCTATTCCACGTTTGTCGTCAACATTCCCTGGATAGCCTCGGCTGGTATCAACTTCCACATTGGCATGGACGGGCTGAGTTTGCTGCTGGTGCTGCTGACCACCTTTCTGGTGCCGCTCATCATCCTGGCATCCTTCCGCCACGACTATCCCAACGCCTCGGCCTTCTACGCCCTGATTCTGTTCATGCAGACCGGCCTGATCGGTGTGTTCGTGTCGCTGGATGCCTTCCTGTTCTACTTCTTCTGGGAAGTGGCCCTGATTCCGATTTACTTCCTGGCCGGCGTCTGGGGCTCGGAACGCCGCATTGCCGTCACCTTCAAGTTTTTCCTGTACACCATTATCGGCTCGCTCTTCATGCTGGCCGCCTTCGTGTACCTCTACTTCCAGACCGGCGCCAATGGTGCGGTCCGCTCCTCCGACATTGCCGCTTTCTACAACCTGACGCTGACGGCTTCGCAGCAGGCTTGGGTGTTCTGGCTGATCTTCATTGCCTTCGCCGTGAAGATGCCGATTTTCCCCTTCCACACCTGGCAGCCCGACACCTACACCGAAAGCCCCGTGCCCGCCACCATGCTGCTCTCGGGCATCATGCTCAAAATGGGTATCTACGGCACGCTGCGCTGGCTGCTGCCCATCGTCCCGCTCGGTACCAGCCAGTGGGGTAAGCTGGTGATGATTCTCGCGGTTATCGGCATTATCTACGGCGCTATTATCGCCATTCGCCAGCGCGACATGAAGCGGCTTATTGCTTATTCGTCGCTCTCCCACGTGGGCTTGATGGCCGCCGGCGTATTCTCGCTGACCTTCATGGGCCTGCAGGGTGCCGTGATTCAGATGCTGGCCCACGGTGTGAACGTAGTCGGCATGTTCTTTATCGGCGACATTATCCAGCGCCGCACCGGCACCCGGCAGATTGCGGAGCTAGGCGGCCTGACCAAGCACACGCCGCTCTTGTCGGTATGCTTCCTGGTGCTGCTGCTCGGTACCGTGGCGTTGCCGCTCACCAACGGTTTCGTGGGTGAATTCCTCTTGCTGGCCGGCGTGTACCAGTACAACATGTGGCTGGGCGCCGTGGCGGGTGTTACCATTATTCTGGCGGCCGTGTACCTGCTGCGCATGTTCCAGCGCGTGATGCTGGGCCCCGAAACCTCCTTTACTTCGACTATCCAGGATTTGACCGGCAGCGAGCTGGCCGTGCTGGTGCCCCTGATTGTGCTCGTGTTCTGGATTGGCTTGTTCCCCAATACCTTCCTGCGCATCTCGGAGCCCGCTGTACTGCAGATCTTAACCCTTGTGGGTAAACGCTAAGCCCTGATTCCGACGACATGACCTCCATCATTCTGCTCTCCGTTCTCGGCATCGTTAACCTGTTTCTCGGGTTCCTGAAGTCCAACAAAATCCTGCTGCCGGCGGCCATGGTCATTCTGGCCCTGGTCTTCGGTGCCAACCTGCTCGACTGGAATGCGTCCCAGACGTATTTCAACAACATGCTCACCATCGACCGGTACTCGGTGGCCTTTACCGGCATCGTAGTACTCTCGACGCTGCTGCTGATTCCCTTCTCGGAGAAATACGTGCGCGACGGCCAGGAAAACCTGGCGGAGTACTACTCCCTGCTGCTCTTCTCGCTCGTGGGCGCCATTATGATGGTTAGCTACGATAACCTGCTGATGCTCTTCGTAGGCATCGAAATCCTGAGCGTGTCAATGTACGTGGTGGCCGGTTCCGACAAGCGCAACGTGCGCTCCAACGAAGCGGCCCTGAAGTACTTCCTGATGGGCTCCTTTGCCACCGGCATCCTGCTCTTCGGCATTGCGTTGGTGTATGGCGCTACCGGCACCTTCCAGCTTACCGACATCAACGCGGGCATCGTCAACCCCGCCAATGCCTCGCTGCAGCCCATGCTCTACATCGGCATGCTGCTCATGTTCATCGGTATCAGCTTTAAAGTATCGGCCGCGCCCTTCCACTACTGGACGCCCGACGTGTACGAAGGCACCCCGACCTTCTTCACGGCCTTCATGAGCACGGTGGTGAAAACGGCTGGTTTTGCTGGTTTCTTCAAGCTGCTGATGGCCGCCTTCTTCGCCGCCAAAGGCTTCTGGGTGCCGACGCTGATGGCCATTACCGTCCTGACGCTGCTCATCGGCAACGTGGGCGCCGTGGCCCAGTCCAGCGTGAAGCGGATGCTGGCTTACTCCAGTATTTCGCACGCCGGCTACCTGTTCATTGCCCTGATTGCGGTGAACGGCAAGCTCTCGGCCAACGCCATTTTCTTTTACTCCCTGGCTTACTCCATTGCCACAATAGCGGCCTTCGCCGTGCTCAAGCTGGTATCGGATCAGCGGCAGCGCGAAGACTACGCCGGTTTCAACGGCCTGGCCAAAACCAATCCGCTGCTGGCCTTTGTGATGACCGTGGCCATGCTGTCCTTGGCCGGTATTCCGCTCACCGGCGGCTTCTTCGGCAAGTTCTTCACCTTCGGCGCGGCCATCGACCGGGGCTATGTGGGCCTGGTGGTCTTCGCCGTCGTCATGTCGATGGTCAGCATTTACTACTACCTGCGCCCCATCATTGCCATGTACATGCAGCCTGCCGAAGACGAAACCGCCGAGCCCGTGGCAGTAAGCGGCTTTCAATCGGCGGTGCTGGTGCTGCTGGCCCTGCTAACGGTGGTGCTGGGCGTATTGCCGGGCTTGTTCAGCGAAGTATTCAAGTAAGCTGGCTCCCTGGCTTACCCAACAGAAAGAGCGGCCCTGAGGGCCGCTCTTTCTGTTTTCTGCCGGTTTGAGTCAAGATTATTTCTGGGTTACCCGAATGCTGATGCGGCGATTCAGGGCCCGGCCGACGGGCGTAGCGTTGCTGGCCACGCCGTGCTTGCCCCCATAGCCCTTGGCCTCCAGCCGGCTCAGCGGAATGCCCATGGCCAC
The sequence above is drawn from the Hymenobacter chitinivorans DSM 11115 genome and encodes:
- the nuoL gene encoding NADH-quinone oxidoreductase subunit L, which produces MQETVIPAAGAPFSTLLYVLIPLLPFLGFLINGLLNKKLSGTVAGAISSLMVLGSFLIAVTLFWEFLHPTAQWVAPGATAHQAYTVKLFDWISVGTMQIPFTYQIDQLSLVMLLLVTGVGFLIHVYSIGYMHHDENVGKFFAFLNLFVFSMLVLVMGANFVILFIGWEGVGLCSYLLIGFWNKETANNNAAKKAFIINRVGDLGFLLGIFLIYLTFDSVQYGEVFHKASTLQIGTGVVTAITLLLFVGAMGKSAQLPLYTWLPDAMAGPTPVSALIHAATMVTAGIYMVLRANVLFTLAPDTLHVVAWIGGITALFAATIGLAQNDIKKVLAYSTVSQLGYMFLALGVMGYSTSLFHVLTHAFFKALMFLGAGSVIHAMSNEQDIRRMGGLRKALPVTFLTFFIGCLAISGIPPFSGFFSKDEILEHAFQHNKILWGMGLLTAFLTAFYMFRLLFLTFFGEFRGTEEQKHHLHESPASMTLPLVVLAILAAVGGFMGAPMFLGKHYLADYLAPLFTYSKALNPEAFASELDHGTELMLIGLSVAAGVLGILFAYVQYVSRRVRPAEDDAQRSAPESLVYHKYYIDELYNGIFVRPIMGLSKGLYRYVEQGVIDPIVNGFGRVTLGGGQLLRYVQTGYVGLYLILMVVGIVLILALNLVRL
- a CDS encoding superinfection immunity protein, translated to MLLLADVAPEFSPFGLLVLLGCYFLPAFYGRKQPNYWTVLLVNTMLGWTFIGWLYALNLALEPTPADREAVVAFRSKRSPNNLLS
- a CDS encoding complex I subunit 4 family protein, producing the protein MLTAFLLFFPVAAALLLHFAKGNAARVMALGAALVEFAVAVFAAVTAASNMTPGNSEAAYSTFVVNIPWIASAGINFHIGMDGLSLLLVLLTTFLVPLIILASFRHDYPNASAFYALILFMQTGLIGVFVSLDAFLFYFFWEVALIPIYFLAGVWGSERRIAVTFKFFLYTIIGSLFMLAAFVYLYFQTGANGAVRSSDIAAFYNLTLTASQQAWVFWLIFIAFAVKMPIFPFHTWQPDTYTESPVPATMLLSGIMLKMGIYGTLRWLLPIVPLGTSQWGKLVMILAVIGIIYGAIIAIRQRDMKRLIAYSSLSHVGLMAAGVFSLTFMGLQGAVIQMLAHGVNVVGMFFIGDIIQRRTGTRQIAELGGLTKHTPLLSVCFLVLLLGTVALPLTNGFVGEFLLLAGVYQYNMWLGAVAGVTIILAAVYLLRMFQRVMLGPETSFTSTIQDLTGSELAVLVPLIVLVFWIGLFPNTFLRISEPAVLQILTLVGKR
- a CDS encoding NADH-quinone oxidoreductase subunit N, whose protein sequence is MTSIILLSVLGIVNLFLGFLKSNKILLPAAMVILALVFGANLLDWNASQTYFNNMLTIDRYSVAFTGIVVLSTLLLIPFSEKYVRDGQENLAEYYSLLLFSLVGAIMMVSYDNLLMLFVGIEILSVSMYVVAGSDKRNVRSNEAALKYFLMGSFATGILLFGIALVYGATGTFQLTDINAGIVNPANASLQPMLYIGMLLMFIGISFKVSAAPFHYWTPDVYEGTPTFFTAFMSTVVKTAGFAGFFKLLMAAFFAAKGFWVPTLMAITVLTLLIGNVGAVAQSSVKRMLAYSSISHAGYLFIALIAVNGKLSANAIFFYSLAYSIATIAAFAVLKLVSDQRQREDYAGFNGLAKTNPLLAFVMTVAMLSLAGIPLTGGFFGKFFTFGAAIDRGYVGLVVFAVVMSMVSIYYYLRPIIAMYMQPAEDETAEPVAVSGFQSAVLVLLALLTVVLGVLPGLFSEVFK